The nucleotide window GATGGAAAACCTGTGGAAAATGTGACAGTAGTAGATGGAAAAGTAAACATAACAATACCAACTGATACATTACCAGCTGGAGAACACAATATAACACTAGATGTAAAAGAAAACGAAGAATACAACAACAAAACAATAGAAACAAAAGTAATTGTTGAAAATAGAGATGCAACAATTGACATAGTTGATGTAAACAATCCTGTTGAAATTGGTGGACAACTATCAATAAACACAACAATAGTAGATACAGAAGGAAAACCAGTAGACCAAGGAAAAGTAACATTTAAAATAAATGGAACAACAATAGCAACAGTAGATGTAAAAGAAGGAACAGCAAACATAACATACACACTACCTGAAGAATACAAAGCAGGAGAATACCAAGTAACAGCAGAATTTGAAGATGAATACTACAACCCAGCAGAAGATAATAAAACATTTACAATCCAAAAACATGACATAGCAGATGTAACAATACCAGAACAGACAATAAAAACACAGACAAACACAACAATAGAAGTACAACTTAATGATACAAACGGTAACCCAATAGAAGGAAATACAACAGTAGAAGTAATAGTGGATGGAAAACCTGTAGAAAATGTGACAGTAGTAGATGGAAAAGTAAACATTACAGTGCCAACTGACACATTACCAGCAGGAGAACATAACATAACACTAGATGTAAAAGAAAACGAAAAATACAACAATAAAACAATTGAAACAAAAGTAATTGTTGAAAATAGAAATGCTATAATTGATATTGTTGGTGTAAATACTCCTTATGCTATTAGTGATTTATTCATTAACACAACAATTGTTGATGAAGATGGAAGTATCATTAAAGATGGAGTTGTGATCTTTAAAATTAATGGTAAAACACTTAAAGATGCAAATAATGAAACAGTTCGTATATCTGTGCATGATGGTGTTGCAAATATTAAATATTTACTCCCTTCATCTATAGGTGGTGCAAGATATAATGTAACTGCTGTATTTTCAAATAAATATTATAATAGAGCAGAAGATAATGATAACTTAACAATTCTTAAATATGCAATTGAAAATAAAACATTTGATCCTATTGTTATTAAAACACAT belongs to Methanosphaera sp. and includes:
- a CDS encoding Ig-like domain-containing protein — encoded protein: DGKPVENVTVVDGKVNITIPTDTLPAGEHNITLDVKENEEYNNKTIETKVIVENRDATIDIVDVNNPVEIGGQLSINTTIVDTEGKPVDQGKVTFKINGTTIATVDVKEGTANITYTLPEEYKAGEYQVTAEFEDEYYNPAEDNKTFTIQKHDIADVTIPEQTIKTQTNTTIEVQLNDTNGNPIEGNTTVEVIVDGKPVENVTVVDGKVNITVPTDTLPAGEHNITLDVKENEKYNNKTIETKVIVENRNAIIDIVGVNTPYAISDLFINTTIVDEDGSIIKDGVVIFKINGKTLKDANNETVRISVHDGVANIKYLLPSSIGGARYNVTAVFSNKYYNRAEDNDNLTILKYAIENKTFDPIVIKTHQNATINMTLKDEFGNTIVTETNVTIKINNKTFTKTTIKDGVLNIELDVENLKANNYTIDVIYGENQIYLRGENSIQLNIVNRSVTIDLDTNATHTNGQIPIHATITDDVDGKLVDNGTVTFKINGITQLDENGNAIRFEIKDGIIDATYNLPPTIAARSHNMTLVYSNEGYDRCEETTNYTVIKSDIADLKVSNITTKYGENTTISTIICDEDGKAVSAATKIAVKVDGRTLIHDVVENGVVNITVDTDDLFIGDHKIDIVFGENSFYNEKRVEIPLIIEE